The following proteins come from a genomic window of Ilumatobacter coccineus YM16-304:
- a CDS encoding ABC transporter ATP-binding protein, whose translation MTFATNDTYTATATIRRGLREAAVLRHGLWLTVVFAAIGALGRVVVPILIQQAIDNGIVDQPEVRIDFVAKLSAIGVVAVLISGIAFRQASIRLGERSERALFDFRERLIGHIHQLSLADHGEERRGGLVARVTSDIETLAQFFQWGGMAWLRSTTLMVIVAVVMLVYDWQLAMVAFAIALPLALVLRAVQKRLIEAHGAARERNGEMLGALAEVVSGAATIRAYGAGEHVAETVSDATREKARAQVRAALIGAFLFPSGEVFSVFTVSAVVGVGVWRGPGDGLTAGALIGFVFLTYRFLEPIAEFTEIIDQTQTAVAGLRRILTVLDMPVGPPEASSTTPLPSGPMEIEIDDVTFAYAARDADGRVDGEAAPDVPVLRNVTLTIPAGQQVAMVGETGSGKSTLGKLIARFADPGSGAIRVGGVDLTDTSRAELRSRLIVVSQEPFLFDDTIAANVAFARADATRDHVEQIVADLDVGEWVAALDGGLDTRVGERGEQLSAGERQLVALLRAGLADPDVLILDEATSSVDALTEVTIARALERLASTRTTIAIAHRLSTAARADRVLVLADGVLVEDGVHADLVAAGGTYSDLYDAWVSATSV comes from the coding sequence ATGACCTTCGCGACCAACGACACCTACACGGCGACGGCGACGATTCGGCGAGGGCTGCGCGAAGCCGCCGTGCTGCGCCACGGACTGTGGCTCACCGTGGTGTTCGCGGCGATCGGCGCGCTCGGGCGCGTCGTGGTGCCGATCCTGATCCAGCAGGCGATCGACAACGGCATCGTCGACCAGCCGGAGGTGCGCATCGACTTCGTGGCGAAGCTGTCGGCCATCGGTGTCGTGGCGGTGCTGATCTCGGGGATCGCGTTCCGTCAGGCGTCGATTCGGCTGGGGGAGCGCAGCGAGCGCGCCCTGTTCGACTTTCGCGAGCGCCTCATCGGCCACATCCACCAGTTGAGCCTCGCCGACCACGGCGAGGAGCGCCGCGGTGGACTCGTCGCTCGGGTCACCAGCGACATCGAGACCCTGGCGCAGTTCTTCCAGTGGGGAGGCATGGCCTGGTTGCGCAGCACGACCTTGATGGTCATCGTCGCCGTCGTGATGCTGGTGTACGACTGGCAGTTGGCCATGGTCGCCTTCGCCATCGCGCTGCCGTTGGCGCTCGTGTTGCGCGCCGTGCAGAAGCGCCTGATCGAAGCGCACGGAGCGGCCCGCGAACGCAACGGCGAGATGCTCGGCGCACTCGCCGAGGTCGTGTCGGGCGCTGCGACCATCCGGGCGTACGGCGCCGGCGAGCACGTCGCCGAGACGGTGTCGGACGCGACCCGCGAGAAGGCTCGCGCTCAGGTTCGTGCTGCATTGATCGGCGCGTTCCTGTTCCCGTCGGGCGAGGTGTTCTCGGTGTTCACCGTGTCGGCCGTGGTGGGGGTCGGCGTGTGGCGCGGACCAGGCGACGGGCTCACCGCCGGCGCGCTGATCGGCTTCGTCTTCCTCACGTACCGGTTCCTCGAACCGATCGCCGAGTTCACCGAGATCATCGACCAGACCCAGACCGCAGTGGCCGGTCTGCGCCGCATCCTGACCGTGCTCGACATGCCCGTCGGCCCACCGGAGGCGTCGTCGACCACGCCGCTCCCGAGCGGTCCGATGGAGATCGAGATCGACGACGTCACCTTCGCCTACGCGGCGCGAGATGCCGACGGTCGCGTCGACGGCGAAGCTGCGCCCGACGTGCCGGTGCTGCGCAACGTGACGCTCACGATCCCGGCCGGTCAGCAAGTGGCGATGGTCGGCGAGACCGGCTCGGGCAAGTCGACGCTCGGCAAGCTCATCGCACGGTTCGCCGACCCGGGTTCGGGCGCCATCCGTGTGGGCGGCGTCGACCTCACCGACACGAGTCGGGCCGAACTGCGCTCACGACTCATCGTCGTGTCGCAGGAACCGTTCCTGTTCGACGACACCATTGCCGCCAACGTGGCGTTCGCCCGCGCCGACGCCACGCGTGATCACGTCGAGCAGATCGTGGCCGACCTCGACGTGGGGGAGTGGGTCGCCGCACTCGACGGCGGCCTCGACACCCGCGTCGGTGAACGCGGTGAACAGCTGTCGGCCGGCGAACGCCAACTCGTCGCACTCCTCCGAGCCGGACTCGCCGACCCCGACGTGCTGATCCTCGACGAGGCGACGTCGAGCGTCGACGCACTCACCGAGGTGACGATCGCGAGAGCGCTCGAACGGCTGGCCTCGACGCGCACGACGATCGCGATCGCACACCGTCTGTCGACGGCGGCGCGCGCCGACCGGGTGCTGGTGCTCGCCGATGGCGTGCTCGTCGAAGACGGCGTGCACGCCGATCTCGTCGCCGCGGGCGGAACCTATTCCGACCTCTACGACGCCTGGGTGTCGGCGACGTCGGTCTAG
- a CDS encoding SDR family NAD(P)-dependent oxidoreductase, whose protein sequence is MSEHQPVAVVTGAASGIGRATAELFAERGHRVIAVDLVEPEWCDGDATIAMQGDMSSEADNAAMVEAAIDRFGRLDAAILNAGVAGSLAFEADGAMERFDAVSAINLRGVALGIRHAAPAIRTTAGGGAVVATASTSGLGGDPGNWAYNATKAGVINMVRSAAIDYGTQNIRVNAVAPGPVETGMTTRLLEMPELHDAMRRRIVLQRWGKPRELAEAFWFLASPAASFITGVTLPVDGGLSSNAGHFDLPDLPDIPDLPGTSADPS, encoded by the coding sequence ATGAGCGAGCACCAGCCAGTCGCCGTCGTCACCGGCGCAGCATCCGGCATCGGCCGAGCAACAGCGGAGCTGTTCGCCGAGCGTGGACACCGTGTGATCGCCGTCGATCTGGTCGAGCCCGAGTGGTGCGACGGTGACGCCACGATCGCCATGCAGGGCGACATGTCGTCGGAGGCCGACAACGCCGCCATGGTCGAAGCGGCGATCGACCGATTCGGACGCCTCGATGCCGCGATCCTCAACGCCGGCGTCGCCGGGAGCCTCGCCTTCGAGGCCGACGGGGCGATGGAACGCTTCGATGCCGTGTCGGCGATCAACCTGCGCGGCGTCGCCCTCGGCATCCGCCACGCGGCCCCGGCGATCCGCACCACGGCAGGCGGCGGGGCGGTCGTCGCCACCGCATCCACGTCCGGTCTCGGCGGCGACCCCGGCAACTGGGCCTACAACGCCACCAAGGCCGGCGTCATCAACATGGTCCGTTCGGCGGCGATCGACTACGGCACGCAGAACATCCGCGTCAACGCGGTGGCCCCCGGTCCGGTCGAGACCGGCATGACCACCCGCCTGCTCGAGATGCCCGAACTGCACGACGCCATGCGTCGTCGCATCGTGTTGCAGCGCTGGGGGAAGCCGCGTGAACTCGCCGAAGCCTTCTGGTTCCTGGCCTCGCCAGCGGCCTCGTTCATCACCGGCGTGACCCTCCCCGTCGACGGTGGCCTGTCGTCGAACGCCGGCCATTTCGACCTTCCCGACCTGCCCGACATCCCCGACCTGCCAGGCACATCCGCCGACCCGTCCTGA
- a CDS encoding pyridoxamine 5'-phosphate oxidase family protein → MTEKNIKDYEDVTVYGLDPEMEQQLIAEQKECSFCWVTKDGSPMGVIMSYLQDDEGNFWMTASGQRKRIPAIRRDGRVAILITSPGTSLGPGKTVTYKGQATVLDDDETKKWFYPALAERLYGDRGDQSRVDEFANMLNSPRRVIIKIEPGLRVGYDGAKMAAATAKARAAGDLTWDD, encoded by the coding sequence ATGACCGAGAAGAACATCAAAGACTACGAAGACGTCACCGTCTACGGCCTCGACCCCGAGATGGAGCAGCAGCTCATCGCCGAGCAGAAGGAATGCAGCTTCTGCTGGGTCACCAAGGACGGCTCGCCGATGGGCGTCATCATGAGCTACCTGCAAGACGACGAGGGCAACTTCTGGATGACCGCGTCCGGACAGCGCAAGCGCATCCCGGCCATTCGCCGCGACGGCCGCGTCGCCATCCTCATCACCTCGCCGGGCACGTCGCTCGGACCGGGCAAGACCGTCACCTACAAGGGGCAGGCGACCGTCCTCGACGACGACGAGACGAAGAAGTGGTTCTACCCCGCACTCGCCGAGCGCCTCTACGGAGATCGTGGCGACCAGTCGCGCGTCGACGAATTCGCCAACATGCTCAACTCCCCGCGGCGCGTCATCATCAAGATCGAGCCGGGCCTGCGCGTCGGCTACGACGGAGCGAAGATGGCTGCCGCCACCGCCAAGGCCCGTGCCGCCGGCGACCTGACCTGGGACGACTGA
- a CDS encoding DUF2510 domain-containing protein — MSEPRADTHPADWYPDPGGRYDLRYFNGTSWTADVSTSGQRYVDPVIGAPGGDGGPTGRNGRAIAALVLGIVGLLTAWMPFFFVVGAVASVLAVVFATVALRRMDAAGSGRGPAVAGLVTGGIGCVAAIGGFFFTVALSNAIDAYENPGPHEVAITNCVETGSSIWSAEGTITNLDDEPHDYVIDVRFARSGTDNAQRTARVEVESLEPGTSTTFEVQRSTAIDDISCSVADVHGPMPFGIDFD; from the coding sequence ATGTCGGAACCCCGCGCGGATACTCACCCTGCCGACTGGTATCCCGATCCGGGTGGGCGTTACGACCTGCGGTACTTCAACGGCACGTCGTGGACCGCCGACGTGTCGACGTCGGGGCAGCGCTACGTCGACCCGGTGATCGGGGCTCCCGGTGGCGATGGCGGCCCGACGGGCCGCAACGGACGGGCGATCGCGGCGCTCGTGCTCGGCATCGTCGGGCTGCTCACGGCGTGGATGCCGTTCTTCTTCGTCGTCGGCGCCGTCGCCTCGGTGCTCGCCGTGGTGTTCGCCACGGTTGCGCTGCGCCGGATGGACGCAGCAGGCTCGGGGCGCGGACCTGCCGTCGCCGGCCTGGTCACCGGGGGCATCGGCTGCGTTGCAGCCATCGGCGGGTTCTTCTTCACGGTCGCCCTGTCGAACGCCATCGACGCGTACGAGAATCCGGGTCCTCACGAGGTGGCCATCACGAACTGCGTCGAGACCGGGTCATCGATCTGGAGCGCCGAGGGCACGATCACGAATCTCGACGACGAACCCCACGACTACGTGATCGACGTGAGGTTCGCTCGCAGCGGCACCGACAACGCGCAGCGCACCGCTCGCGTCGAGGTCGAGTCGCTGGAGCCAGGAACGTCGACGACGTTCGAGGTCCAGCGCTCGACCGCGATCGACGACATCTCCTGTTCGGTCGCCGACGTGCACGGGCCGATGCCGTTCGGCATCGACTTCGACTGA
- a CDS encoding histidine phosphatase family protein — MEIVLIRHGQPEWVRDDLNVENPPLTDLGHVQAERMAATLQHETFDEVYASPLLRARQTAAPLFDALGRTEQIAPWLEEIGDPAWHGTPAEKAQHAYDELRSRAAEDRWEGLQEAETVRDFTARIHRGATEFFADRGVVRSQVELPVWQIAEPGKRIALVAHAGTNSTTIAHMLGMAPTPWEWDRFVLGHTSITRLEALALGDGFTFSLTKLSDVEHLEPEQRTR, encoded by the coding sequence ATGGAGATCGTGCTGATTCGACATGGACAACCCGAGTGGGTCAGAGACGACTTGAACGTCGAGAATCCGCCGTTGACCGACCTCGGCCACGTGCAGGCCGAACGCATGGCCGCGACCCTGCAGCACGAGACCTTCGACGAGGTCTACGCCTCGCCGCTGCTTCGGGCCAGGCAGACCGCAGCGCCCCTGTTCGACGCGCTGGGCCGCACCGAGCAGATCGCTCCCTGGTTGGAGGAGATCGGGGATCCGGCCTGGCACGGAACACCCGCCGAGAAGGCGCAGCACGCCTACGACGAGCTTCGCAGCCGCGCGGCCGAAGACCGATGGGAAGGGCTGCAGGAAGCCGAAACCGTCCGTGACTTCACCGCTCGGATTCATCGGGGCGCCACCGAGTTCTTCGCCGATCGCGGCGTCGTGCGTTCGCAGGTCGAGCTGCCCGTCTGGCAGATCGCCGAACCGGGCAAGCGCATCGCGCTCGTCGCTCACGCCGGGACGAACTCGACCACCATCGCGCACATGCTCGGCATGGCGCCGACGCCGTGGGAGTGGGATCGTTTCGTGCTCGGCCACACCTCGATCACCCGACTCGAGGCCCTCGCGCTCGGCGACGGCTTCACGTTCAGCCTCACCAAGCTGAGCGACGTCGAACACCTCGAACCAGAACAGCGAACCCGCTGA
- a CDS encoding class I SAM-dependent methyltransferase encodes MSDATDREIDPDKLKMYSFGLFTQLSGAVTAGMLHLGDRLGLFTALASFDRPATTQQLADAAGLDERWVREWAYNQAAAKLIDVDTSVQPERFSLSPEAVAVLASPEHPAYGMGMFHRFPQTMSALDHMPESFTTGIGHDYDSHGCEGAVGIERSFEPWNKAHLLPTVLPALDGVVERLEVGAKVIDIGCGAGGAVLMMAEAFPNSTFVGYDISAHALDRANERLAASSVTNARFRDPRVEPMPADHSCDFVTTFDCIHDMTHPQEMMNSIREAIADDGTWLLVDIKGRDTFAENVEKNPVAALMYGISVLSCMSSALSEEGGAGLGTLGLPASKAESMSNAAGFSRFEKLPIDHSVNAFYEIRV; translated from the coding sequence ATGAGCGACGCCACCGACCGCGAGATCGACCCCGACAAGTTGAAGATGTACTCCTTCGGGCTGTTCACACAGCTCAGTGGAGCCGTCACCGCCGGCATGCTCCACCTCGGAGATCGCCTCGGTCTGTTCACGGCGCTCGCGTCGTTCGACCGGCCGGCGACCACGCAGCAACTCGCCGACGCTGCCGGCCTCGACGAGCGGTGGGTGCGGGAGTGGGCGTACAACCAGGCCGCCGCCAAGCTGATCGACGTCGACACGAGCGTGCAGCCCGAACGGTTCTCACTCAGCCCCGAAGCGGTGGCGGTGCTCGCCTCGCCGGAGCATCCGGCGTACGGGATGGGCATGTTCCACCGGTTCCCGCAGACGATGAGCGCGCTCGACCACATGCCCGAGAGCTTCACGACCGGCATCGGCCACGACTACGACAGCCACGGGTGCGAAGGAGCGGTCGGCATCGAGCGCAGCTTCGAACCCTGGAACAAGGCGCATCTGCTCCCCACCGTCCTGCCGGCGCTCGACGGTGTGGTCGAACGCCTCGAGGTCGGGGCCAAGGTCATCGACATCGGCTGCGGCGCCGGGGGAGCGGTCTTGATGATGGCCGAGGCCTTCCCCAACAGCACGTTCGTCGGGTACGACATCTCCGCGCACGCGCTCGATCGAGCCAACGAGCGGCTCGCCGCCTCCAGCGTGACCAATGCCCGATTCCGCGATCCGCGTGTCGAGCCGATGCCGGCCGATCACTCGTGCGACTTCGTCACCACCTTCGACTGCATCCACGACATGACCCATCCGCAGGAGATGATGAACAGCATCCGCGAGGCGATCGCCGACGACGGCACGTGGCTGCTGGTCGACATCAAGGGTCGTGACACGTTCGCCGAGAACGTCGAGAAGAACCCGGTGGCCGCGCTGATGTACGGCATCAGCGTGCTCTCGTGCATGAGTTCTGCGCTCTCGGAAGAGGGCGGCGCCGGGCTCGGCACGCTCGGCCTCCCGGCGAGCAAGGCCGAATCGATGTCGAACGCCGCAGGGTTCAGTCGCTTCGAGAAACTCCCGATCGACCACAGCGTCAACGCCTTCTACGAGATCAGGGTCTGA
- a CDS encoding nuclear transport factor 2 family protein, with the protein MSVSQQDHFELSRLVEQYCDGVIQCDVDIWAPTWADESEWQMRGDPIVGKEAIVAYWLEAMDRFEWVVQTAPHSVFHVAEGADTGTGRVIAQETFKRADGVLGNLVAVYEDEYVRTADGWKFAVRRLDIKHFG; encoded by the coding sequence ATGAGCGTTTCGCAGCAGGACCACTTTGAACTCTCCCGGCTCGTCGAGCAGTACTGCGATGGCGTCATCCAGTGCGATGTCGACATCTGGGCCCCCACGTGGGCCGACGAGTCGGAATGGCAGATGCGCGGCGACCCCATCGTCGGCAAGGAAGCGATCGTCGCGTACTGGCTCGAGGCCATGGACCGCTTCGAGTGGGTCGTGCAGACCGCACCGCATTCGGTGTTCCACGTCGCCGAGGGCGCCGACACCGGCACCGGTCGGGTCATCGCTCAGGAGACGTTCAAGCGAGCCGACGGCGTGCTCGGCAACCTGGTCGCCGTGTACGAAGACGAGTACGTCCGCACCGCCGACGGCTGGAAGTTCGCCGTCCGCCGCCTCGACATCAAGCACTTCGGCTGA
- a CDS encoding pyridoxamine 5'-phosphate oxidase family protein gives MGSELDCTLDEVKAFATGLSPWAHLATVGADGEPDVVPVHPCWEGDTLWTMVGTTSVKARNTADNPKVAFHWQVTENGDGVEVWGTSELFTDVETKKRLWDGVFDYDLNAFAPGGPENSPDTAFLAVTPTRALILKQYGMGGVQRWTA, from the coding sequence ATGGGATCAGAGTTGGACTGCACATTGGACGAGGTCAAAGCCTTCGCAACAGGGTTGAGCCCGTGGGCGCATCTCGCGACCGTCGGTGCCGACGGCGAACCCGACGTCGTGCCCGTACACCCGTGCTGGGAAGGCGACACGCTGTGGACGATGGTCGGCACCACGTCGGTCAAGGCGCGCAACACCGCCGACAACCCGAAGGTCGCGTTCCACTGGCAGGTGACCGAGAACGGCGACGGCGTCGAAGTGTGGGGCACCTCCGAACTCTTCACCGATGTCGAGACCAAGAAGCGGCTGTGGGACGGCGTGTTCGACTACGACCTGAACGCGTTCGCTCCGGGCGGGCCGGAGAACTCGCCCGACACCGCCTTCCTCGCGGTCACTCCCACCCGTGCGCTCATCTTGAAGCAGTACGGCATGGGTGGCGTGCAGCGTTGGACCGCATGA
- a CDS encoding SDR family NAD(P)-dependent oxidoreductase encodes MTRLSELSRSIDGKVAIVTGAASGMGRATAHLFADEGARVVVADLGGERVQAVVDEIVAVHGADAALGVVTDVSSHDQLERLVDATVEWAGALDIIVNNAGVSLINSAFQPHDEFEENWARTLDINLTAHARLIRLALPHLSASGAGRIVNIASTEAIVTTARLAAYAATKAGVVGLTKSFAVELGRHGVTVNCVCPGPINTGMTEQIDAEAKATYARRRVPLRRYGAPEEVAQMTLNLCLPASSFVNGAIIPVDGGMSIRHT; translated from the coding sequence ATGACGCGCCTCAGCGAACTCTCGCGGTCGATCGACGGCAAGGTCGCGATCGTCACGGGCGCCGCCAGCGGCATGGGACGCGCCACCGCTCACCTCTTCGCCGACGAGGGCGCTCGCGTGGTCGTCGCCGATCTCGGTGGCGAACGAGTGCAGGCGGTCGTCGACGAGATCGTCGCCGTGCACGGCGCCGATGCCGCCCTCGGCGTGGTGACCGACGTGTCGAGCCACGACCAGCTCGAACGACTCGTCGACGCGACGGTCGAGTGGGCGGGCGCCCTCGACATCATCGTCAACAACGCCGGCGTGTCGCTGATCAACTCGGCGTTCCAACCTCACGACGAGTTCGAGGAGAACTGGGCGCGCACGCTCGACATCAACCTCACCGCACACGCTCGCCTGATCCGACTCGCTCTGCCGCACCTGTCGGCGAGCGGAGCGGGGCGCATCGTCAACATCGCCTCCACCGAAGCGATCGTCACCACCGCTAGGCTCGCCGCCTACGCCGCCACGAAGGCGGGCGTGGTCGGCCTCACCAAGTCGTTCGCGGTCGAACTCGGTCGCCACGGCGTGACGGTCAACTGCGTGTGCCCCGGGCCGATCAACACCGGCATGACCGAGCAGATCGACGCCGAGGCGAAGGCCACGTACGCCCGTCGACGGGTGCCGCTCCGTCGCTACGGTGCACCCGAGGAGGTCGCTCAGATGACGCTCAACCTGTGTCTCCCGGCGAGCAGCTTCGTCAACGGTGCGATCATCCCCGTCGACGGCGGGATGTCGATCCGCCACACCTAG
- a CDS encoding COX15/CtaA family protein, translating to MARQMSVRQYRRLALVTTVGICVLVVAGGVVRLTGSGLGCDDWPNCNDTRFIDVSSGHTAVEQINRLLSGLIGVPTLLLAVGSFFVRGRRGLRWPAIGVLVTVLANGVVGGIAVRGDLHPALVQSHFLLAMLSIAFGIVAFRRAGDRPTSFARTHPPSLLVGALTLAALVTGTVVTGTGPHAGEEDVRRFGFDISNVARIHSVTVLLAIAAALWLAWDLRRRATSHTPRHGQRSDDSMQLLSAWIFVALLQGGVGYTQYFNGVPELLVGAHIALATGLWVLTCLLVIDAASDTVDQADLDDSHARDETCVASPAVEV from the coding sequence ATGGCACGCCAGATGTCCGTTCGCCAATATCGTCGTCTCGCGCTCGTCACGACGGTCGGCATCTGTGTGCTGGTGGTGGCCGGCGGCGTCGTTCGACTCACCGGGAGCGGTCTGGGTTGCGACGACTGGCCGAACTGCAACGACACGAGGTTCATCGACGTCTCGTCCGGACACACGGCCGTCGAGCAGATCAACCGACTGCTCAGCGGACTGATCGGTGTGCCGACCCTGTTGCTCGCCGTCGGTTCGTTCTTCGTTCGTGGTCGCCGCGGCCTGCGGTGGCCGGCGATCGGTGTGCTGGTCACCGTCCTGGCCAACGGTGTCGTCGGCGGCATCGCGGTGCGCGGCGACCTGCATCCAGCGTTGGTCCAGTCGCACTTCCTGCTGGCCATGCTGTCGATCGCGTTCGGCATCGTCGCCTTCCGCCGGGCCGGTGATCGCCCCACGTCGTTCGCTCGGACGCACCCGCCGTCGCTCCTCGTCGGCGCGCTGACCCTCGCCGCGCTGGTCACCGGCACGGTCGTCACCGGCACCGGGCCGCATGCGGGTGAGGAAGACGTCCGCCGTTTCGGCTTCGACATCTCGAACGTGGCGCGCATCCACAGCGTCACCGTGCTGCTGGCGATCGCCGCCGCGCTGTGGCTGGCCTGGGACCTGCGCCGCCGTGCCACGAGCCACACTCCCCGCCACGGGCAGCGCAGCGACGACAGCATGCAACTGCTGTCGGCATGGATCTTCGTCGCGCTGCTCCAGGGCGGCGTGGGCTACACCCAGTACTTCAACGGTGTCCCCGAATTGCTCGTCGGCGCGCACATCGCGTTGGCCACCGGACTCTGGGTGCTCACGTGTCTGCTCGTCATCGACGCCGCGTCCGACACCGTTGACCAGGCCGACCTCGACGATTCACACGCCCGTGATGAGACATGTGTCGCTTCACCCGCCGTCGAGGTCTAG
- a CDS encoding branched-chain amino acid ABC transporter permease, which produces MGNPAAAQEGDSPVSDEEVEETTIGGTLKTRDAEGEDVFVEGVTMIVRLSVASDSPNAGTEVGQAVTDAEGVWRVALPTDEFVITGNSNTPTAAFDVELVEATLPEEVPLRNEGRNVLEGIEVDINETKNTLFPLGEAVENTDNTIEAVQLFVDGIKLGLIIAMCSIGLSLIFGTTGLTNFAHGESVTFGAMIAFIVHMVYPGRIFGIPGTSSLIFAALVAVVISGLSGWAFNEFVWKRLRNKGASLISALVVSIGLSIFIRYIFLYQYGGRARFYRDYQIQEKIDFGVFSLAPKDIFIIVFSIFVLVCVGLALQKTRAGKAMRAVADNRDLAESSGIDVESVIKWVWITGSGLAGLGGVLFGMTESINWEMGFRLLLLMFAGVTLGGLGTAYGALFGSLLVGIFIQMITLPDWFPNDMKNVGALLALVLILLVRPQGLLGRSERIG; this is translated from the coding sequence ATGGGAAATCCTGCCGCGGCGCAGGAGGGTGATTCACCCGTCAGCGACGAAGAGGTCGAGGAGACCACCATCGGCGGCACGCTCAAGACGCGTGACGCCGAGGGCGAAGACGTGTTCGTCGAAGGCGTGACGATGATCGTTCGCCTGAGCGTCGCGTCCGATTCGCCCAACGCCGGCACCGAGGTCGGCCAGGCCGTCACCGACGCCGAAGGCGTGTGGCGTGTCGCACTGCCGACCGACGAGTTCGTCATCACCGGCAACAGCAACACGCCGACCGCCGCATTCGACGTCGAACTCGTCGAGGCGACGCTTCCCGAGGAAGTGCCGCTGCGCAACGAGGGACGCAACGTCCTCGAAGGCATCGAAGTCGACATCAACGAGACGAAGAACACGCTGTTCCCGCTCGGCGAGGCAGTCGAGAACACCGACAACACCATCGAGGCCGTTCAGCTCTTCGTCGACGGCATCAAGCTCGGCCTCATCATCGCGATGTGCTCGATCGGTCTGTCGCTCATCTTCGGCACGACCGGCCTCACCAACTTCGCTCACGGCGAGTCGGTCACCTTCGGCGCCATGATCGCCTTCATCGTCCACATGGTCTACCCGGGACGGATCTTCGGCATCCCGGGCACCAGTTCGCTGATCTTCGCAGCGCTCGTCGCCGTGGTCATTTCCGGTCTGTCGGGCTGGGCGTTCAACGAGTTCGTGTGGAAGCGACTGCGCAACAAGGGCGCCAGCCTCATCTCGGCGCTGGTGGTGTCGATCGGTCTGTCGATCTTCATCCGCTACATCTTCCTGTACCAGTACGGCGGTCGTGCCCGCTTCTACCGTGACTACCAGATCCAGGAGAAGATCGACTTCGGCGTGTTCTCGCTGGCGCCGAAAGACATCTTCATCATCGTCTTCTCGATCTTCGTGCTCGTCTGCGTCGGATTGGCACTCCAGAAGACTCGTGCCGGCAAGGCGATGCGAGCGGTGGCCGACAACCGTGACCTCGCCGAATCATCGGGTATCGACGTCGAATCGGTCATCAAGTGGGTGTGGATCACCGGGTCGGGCCTCGCCGGTCTCGGCGGTGTGCTGTTCGGCATGACCGAGAGCATCAACTGGGAGATGGGCTTCCGCCTCCTCCTGCTCATGTTCGCCGGCGTCACGCTCGGCGGCCTCGGCACGGCCTACGGCGCCCTGTTCGGCAGCCTCCTGGTCGGCATCTTCATCCAGATGATCACGCTGCCCGACTGGTTCCCGAACGACATGAAGAACGTCGGCGCACTGCTGGCACTCGTATTGATCTTGCTCGTGCGGCCCCAGGGCTTGCTCGGCCGTAGTGAACGCATCGGATAG